In the genome of Lysobacter sp. BMK333-48F3, the window TGTTGACCATGGGCCTGATCGCGGCGATCGCGCTGGCGGTGTTCGTGGCGCCGTATCCGGTGCTGTTCCTGGCCTACCCGCCGCTGCTGCTCGGCGCGATCCGGCACCGCTTCGCCGGCATCGCGCTCGGCGTGGTCCTGCTGACCCTGATCGGCAGCGTCGCCACCGCGCTCGGCCACGGCCCGCTGTGGCTGGCCGAGGTCGGCACCTCGGGCCGCCTGGCCCTGCTGCAGCTGTACATCGCCGGCGGCTGCCTGATGACCATCCCGGTGGCGCTGGCGATGGCCGAACGCAAGCGCCTGGTCACCGGCCTGCGCGACAGCGAGCGCCGCTACCGCATGCTGGCCGACTACTCGCACGACGTGGTGGTGCGGATGCGCGCCGACGGCCAGCGCCTGTACGTATCGCCGTCGGCGCGCGACATCCTCGGCTGGGAGCCGGCGCAGATGCTCGGCTCGCGCGAGTCGCTGGTCCATCCGGAGGACCTGGACCGCCAGCAGCGCCTGTTGGCCGAAGTCATCGCGACCGGCGAGCCGCGCACCGCGGTCTACCGGATCCGCCACAAGGACGGCCACTACGTCTGGATCGAAGCGGTGACCCGGGCGATTCCGGCCGAGGACGGCAACGGCGTGGAAGCGATCTACGCCGGCCGCGACATCAGCCGCCGGGTCGAGACCGAACGCGCGCTCGAAGCCAGCCGGCAGGAACTCGAACGCCTGGCGCGCTTCGACACCCTCACCGGCCTGGCCAACCGGCGCCAGTTCGAGGAGCGGATCAGCCTGGCCGTGCTCGGCCTCAACCGCGGCGCCGCGCTGTCGCTGCTGTACCTGGACATCGACCACTTCAAGCAGATCAACGACAGCCTCGGCCACGCCACCGGCGACGAAGTGCTGCGCAGTTTCGCCCAGCGCCTGCTCGGCTGCGTGCGCTCCAGCGACCTGGCCGCGCGCCTGGGCGGCGACGAGTTCGTGGTCCTGATCGAGGACGCCGCCGTGCCCTCGGCCGCGGAGGCAGTGGCGCGCAAGCTGATCGAACGCATGCGCCGGCCGATCGAGATCGGCGAGCGCGAACTCAGCGTCACCACCAGCATCGGCGTGGCCTATGCCAACCGGCCGACCGAAACCGCCAAGCTGCTGGCCACCGCCGATGCGGCGCTGTACTGCGCCAAGCGCGAGCGCAATACCTATTGCCTGCAGGCGGTCGGCGCCGACGCCCCACCGCGCAGCGTCGCGCGGCGCTGAGCGCTCAGGCCGCGTCCAGGAAGCCGAGTACTTCGGCGAGGAATTCGGCCGGGTACTCGACATTGCTCAGGTGCACCGCCGGCAGCACCACCAGCCTGGCGTCCGCCACGGTCGCGGCGATCGCCGCGCTGTGGCTGGCCGCGGTCACCGGATCGTGTTCGCCGGCGACGATCAGGGTCGGACTGACGATCAGCGCGACGCTGCGGCGCAGGTCGGCGTCGCGAACCGCGGCGTAGCTGCCGGCGAAGCCCTGGCGGTCGGTCGCCAGCAGCATGGCGCGGAACGGCGCGACCGCGGCGTCGCCGCGCTCCAGCATCGACGCCGGGAACCAGTTGCGCAGGAAGGTCTCGGCGGTCTCGGCCAGATCCGGCGCCTGGGTGACCGCGGCGATGCGCTCGTCCCACTGCGGCGCCGGGCCGAGATAGGAAGAGGTATTGGCCAGCACCAGCCGGTCGATGCGCTCGGGCGCGTGCACGCCCAGCCACTGGCCGACGAAGCCGCCCAGCGACAGGCCGAGGAAGTGCGCGCGGCCGATGCCTAGCCCGTCCATCAGCTCGATCACGTCGCGGCCGAGCCGGTCCAGCGAGTAGGCGCCGGCCGGCACGTCGGAGGCGCCGTGGCCGCGCGCGTCGTAGCGCAGCACGCGGAAGTGCCGCGCCAGCGCGTCGACCTGCCCGTCCCACATCCGCAGGTCGGTGCCGATCGAGTTGGACAGCACCAGCACCGGCGCACGCGCGTCGCCGTCGAAGCGGTAGGCCAGGCGCACGCCGTCGCCGGTGGTGAAGAAGGACAGTTCGCTGTTCATGGGTCGGGTTCCTGTATCGATGGCTGAGGAGCGCCTTGCGCGCTCCCGCAACGGCCTCGCCGTGACCCAAAGCCTAGTTGCGGCCGACCCGGCTTGATATTACAAAGCTCACACAGTCTCTGTAAGAAAAGCCGACATGAGCGGATTCACCCTGCACGACCTGCAATGCTTCGATGCGGTGATCCGCGAAGGCGGCTTCCAGGCCGCGGCGGCGGTGTTGCACCGCTCGCATCCGGCGGTGTTCGCCGCGGTCGCCAAGCTCGAACGCCAGCTCGGCCTGAGCCTGCTCGACCGCAGCGGCTACCGGGTGCGCGCGACCGACGCCGGGCAATCCTTGCACCGTCGCGCCCAGGCCGTGCTGCGCGAATGCGAAGGCCTGCGCACCCACGCCGCGCAGTTGGCGATGGGCGCAGAAAGCGAACTGCACGTGGTGATCGGCGACCTGTGCCCGCGGCCGCCCGTGCTCGGGCTGCTCGGGCGCTTCTTCGCCCAGGTGCCCGGCACTCGCCTGCATCTGCATTTCGAGGCGGTCGGCGGCCCGGCCGAACGCCTGTTCGACGATCGCGCCGACCTGATCCTCCACTGCATCGACAAGAGCGATCCGCGCCTGGACTGGATCGACCTGGGCCAGGTGGCGTTCGTGCCGGTGGTCGCGCCGGGCTTCCTGCCGTTCGCGCCGTCGCGCGCGATCCGCCCGCAGCAACTGCGCGACCGCACCCAGTGCGTGATCCGCGACAGCGCCAGCCATTCGCCGCGGCGCGATTACTTCCTGGTCGAGGGGGCGCAACAATGCACCGTCGCCGATCATGCGATGAAGAAGGAAATCGTCCTGCAGGGCCTCGGCTGGGGCCACCTGCCGCGGTTTCTGATCGAGGACGAACTGGCCGACGGCCGACTGCTGTCGATCGCCGGGCGCTATCTGCCCGGCCGCCGCGAGGAACTGGTCGCGGCCCGGCGCCGCGACCGTCCGCAAGGCCCGGTCGCGGCGCGGCTGTGGCGATACCTGGCCGAGCACGCGCCGCTGGCCGCGGCGTCTTCGGCGCGCACGTCCGGCGTTGCGGCGAAGACGCCATCGCCGGTGCGCCGACGCGCCAAGGCCTAAACGCACCGGCGCGCGCACCGATCCGGCGACGACAGCGCGCCGCCGCCGCCGTTAGCCGCCGCCGTACGCCGCCGGCTTACCAGCCGTCGATCAAACGCACCGCCAACTCGGGAGTGAAGGTGCCGGCCGGCGTATTCGGCGCGATGCCGCATTGGCCGTCGGAATCGCCCGGCACCTTCAGCCACAGCAGCATCTCCGCGCCGCTGGTGCTGGCCTGCGAGCTGACGCCGAGCTTGCGCCCGGCCGGGTTGCACCATTCGCCGTTGGAGCCGTTGCCGTTGCGGCTGGTGTCGACCACGAACGGCTTGGCGTAGCCGAACTGGCGGTTGAGCGAGGCGGCGACCGCGGCGCCGTAACTGTTGGACGCGGCGGTGGTGTGGTAGTTGGACACGTTGAGGGCGAAGCCGCGGA includes:
- a CDS encoding LysR family transcriptional regulator codes for the protein MSGFTLHDLQCFDAVIREGGFQAAAAVLHRSHPAVFAAVAKLERQLGLSLLDRSGYRVRATDAGQSLHRRAQAVLRECEGLRTHAAQLAMGAESELHVVIGDLCPRPPVLGLLGRFFAQVPGTRLHLHFEAVGGPAERLFDDRADLILHCIDKSDPRLDWIDLGQVAFVPVVAPGFLPFAPSRAIRPQQLRDRTQCVIRDSASHSPRRDYFLVEGAQQCTVADHAMKKEIVLQGLGWGHLPRFLIEDELADGRLLSIAGRYLPGRREELVAARRRDRPQGPVAARLWRYLAEHAPLAAASSARTSGVAAKTPSPVRRRAKA
- the pcaD gene encoding 3-oxoadipate enol-lactonase; translation: MNSELSFFTTGDGVRLAYRFDGDARAPVLVLSNSIGTDLRMWDGQVDALARHFRVLRYDARGHGASDVPAGAYSLDRLGRDVIELMDGLGIGRAHFLGLSLGGFVGQWLGVHAPERIDRLVLANTSSYLGPAPQWDERIAAVTQAPDLAETAETFLRNWFPASMLERGDAAVAPFRAMLLATDRQGFAGSYAAVRDADLRRSVALIVSPTLIVAGEHDPVTAASHSAAIAATVADARLVVLPAVHLSNVEYPAEFLAEVLGFLDAA
- a CDS encoding sensor domain-containing diguanylate cyclase, with the protein product MLTEPKRIGWDALLMALLTGVSAWGAIALARGPGELSAVWIGNGILVGWLLSRRTARWPVYLCAALAAELIVRLGSGDLLAGAAIVTGANLLEALILAGLVRRFVPDVGDPKRWISLGGIATSSTLLACIVSGLIAAGAMRLLYGAAFWSGFLTWFSAHVVGLVIFATTTLVAQREGRRMFTAPGRGLSFLLTMGLIAAIALAVFVAPYPVLFLAYPPLLLGAIRHRFAGIALGVVLLTLIGSVATALGHGPLWLAEVGTSGRLALLQLYIAGGCLMTIPVALAMAERKRLVTGLRDSERRYRMLADYSHDVVVRMRADGQRLYVSPSARDILGWEPAQMLGSRESLVHPEDLDRQQRLLAEVIATGEPRTAVYRIRHKDGHYVWIEAVTRAIPAEDGNGVEAIYAGRDISRRVETERALEASRQELERLARFDTLTGLANRRQFEERISLAVLGLNRGAALSLLYLDIDHFKQINDSLGHATGDEVLRSFAQRLLGCVRSSDLAARLGGDEFVVLIEDAAVPSAAEAVARKLIERMRRPIEIGERELSVTTSIGVAYANRPTETAKLLATADAALYCAKRERNTYCLQAVGADAPPRSVARR